The genomic window ATATTGAATAACACCTGCACATACTTCAGGTGTATGTGGAAGGTTTTCGGGGTCGCCACCAATCTGGTGGCAGTGGGGGATGTCTGGCAGTCACAACTGGACAAGCTAGCCGGAAGGAAGAAGGACAAGGAAAGGTTCCTTGATCTGAACCATAAGGCAGAGGTCAGCCATGCGTTCGACACGATCAGGGAGGTGCACATCTTCTATGCCAAGTTCCCGGAGGACACGCTCATGGAAGACCTCAAGTTCTACGAGCATTTCGTGCTGAGGATCACCAAGGCGGCCAAGGACCCGACCATCGAGTTCCAGGGAGTGCCCCAGAAGTTCATGGTCGTGATCAGCGCCGAGACCGAGCTGAACGAGTATATGGTCCGTCAGGAGACCAGGGAAGAGCGCAACCAGGCCAGGGAAGAGATGCTGAAAAAGGAGGAGCAGGCGTACAAGTAGGCCTCGACGCCCGCTCAGGTTTTCGTTTTTTAGGAGATCGCCTGGGCGGACTCGAGCATCAGCTCTAGCTTCTCCGCCTTCATCTTGGGGTCGGAGCTTTGTTCTCCCACCCACTGTTTCAATTTCTTGATCGCCCGGCCGCTGTCGATGATGTCGGCAGCCTTGGCCATGCCTTCCCGCAGATCGGCCGCATGGCCAGTGATGACCAGGATCGGCGCGGTGTTGGCCAGCACGATGTCCCGCCGGGAACCCTTGTCCTGACCCGATAGCAGTCTGAGCAGCAGCAATGCCTCCCTGGACTTGTCCAGACGGCACAGCAGATCGTCCTCGCTGGCGTTCTTGATGCCCAGGTCCTTCGGGTCCAGGGTATACTCCTCGATGGTGCCGTCCTCCTTTAGGTCGGCGACGTAGGTCTTGCCGACCGTGGACAGTTCGTCCATGCCCCTGGTCCCTTTGGAGTCCAGTCCGTGGACGACATAGGCCCTGTGGTAGCCCAGTTCCTTCATCGTCTTGGCGATCGGCAGCACCATCTCCTTGGCGTAGACACCGCGGACCGCATAGGTCGGCATTGCCGGATTTGCGAGCGACCCGGCCATGTTCAGTATCGTTCCGAACCGGATCTGTGATAATATCCTTCCCAGCGCCTGAGGGTGCGTCTTCCCGCTCATTCCGTTGAACAGGCCGATGCCGGCGTTCTCGATGCTCCTCTTGACCACCGAGGCATCGCACTCCACATCCACGCCCAGGGCCTCCACGATGTCCACCGTTCCGCACTTGGACGTGATCGCCCTGGCCCCATGCTTGGCCATGTAGATGCCGTCCGCTGCCGCAACGATGGAAGCGGCGGTCGAGATGTTGAAGGTCTTTATGGTGTCCATTCCGGTCCCGCAGTTGTCCACCAGCGGGCCGTTCACCTCCGGTCTGACCTTCACCGTGTCGATCTCATAGATGGCTTCCCAACTTCCCGCGATCTCCTCCGGAGTCGCTCCCTTGGCCGTTATTGCCGCCAGGAACGCCCCCTGCTGCAGGTCGGGCTGTTCGTTCAGGAGCACCTGTCGGAACATCTCCTTTGCCTCGCTCCGTGAAAGGTCCTTGTGTTTGATCAGCTGGTCCACCTTTCCCCCGAAATACTTCAATTTCTCCTCCATTTCCTCACCTCAGAAGACTATCACCGATTTCATGCCCCGGCGCATCGCGGTATGGTCGATGGCGCCATGGACCTCTTTCAAGTTGCATCTGTGCGTCACGATCCAACTGAGATCGACCTCACCGGAACGGATCAGCATGACCGCTTCCCTGTCATGCGATGAAGAGCAACCATAGGCACCGACCATGGTCTGCTCCTTGTAATGCATAGAGCGGACATCGATCGGGGCTTCGTACTCGCCCTTCCTCGGACCGGAGAACACACACAATCTGCCGTTTGACGCCAGCAGGCTCATCAGATACTCATCAACACGGACCTCTGGGGTTGCCGGCAGAATGACGTCGATCCCTTTTCCCTCGGTCTCATCCATGACCGTTTTGGCCAGGTCCTCGGTGGAATGGTCGATGACCCTGTCAGCCCGATCGCGTAATAAGGCGATGCGGTTGGGCATCCTCTCCGAAACGATCACCTTCTCCGCTCCCTTTTGTTTGGCCAAGGCTACATGGATGGCCCCCACCGGACCGCCTCCCAGGACAAGCACCCGGTCCCCTTCCGACACTCGGGTCAGAGCTTGACCGTTCAAACAACAGGCAAGAGGCTCGGAAAGTGCCAACTGGACCGGGTCGTCCCTTTCTTCGACCCGATTCAGTCCTCCATGTTGGACATTGCCCGAAGGAAGGGCCACGTACTCGGCGTAACCTCCATCCACGTTGAAACCTAAGATCCCCTGCGATTCGCACTGGTTGTCGTTGCCGCGTGAACAGGGACGGCATTTACCGCAG from Methanomassiliicoccales archaeon includes these protein-coding regions:
- the trpD gene encoding anthranilate phosphoribosyltransferase, yielding MEEKLKYFGGKVDQLIKHKDLSRSEAKEMFRQVLLNEQPDLQQGAFLAAITAKGATPEEIAGSWEAIYEIDTVKVRPEVNGPLVDNCGTGMDTIKTFNISTAASIVAAADGIYMAKHGARAITSKCGTVDIVEALGVDVECDASVVKRSIENAGIGLFNGMSGKTHPQALGRILSQIRFGTILNMAGSLANPAMPTYAVRGVYAKEMVLPIAKTMKELGYHRAYVVHGLDSKGTRGMDELSTVGKTYVADLKEDGTIEEYTLDPKDLGIKNASEDDLLCRLDKSREALLLLRLLSGQDKGSRRDIVLANTAPILVITGHAADLREGMAKAADIIDSGRAIKKLKQWVGEQSSDPKMKAEKLELMLESAQAIS
- a CDS encoding alcohol dehydrogenase catalytic domain-containing protein, which translates into the protein MKGPGELLLDDIPDPFCPPGGALVKVEACAVCGTDVKMLEHGHRDLRYPRVLGHEIVGRIIELETEEGGLAIGDRVQVWPGISCGKCRPCSRGNDNQCESQGILGFNVDGGYAEYVALPSGNVQHGGLNRVEERDDPVQLALSEPLACCLNGQALTRVSEGDRVLVLGGGPVGAIHVALAKQKGAEKVIVSERMPNRIALLRDRADRVIDHSTEDLAKTVMDETEGKGIDVILPATPEVRVDEYLMSLLASNGRLCVFSGPRKGEYEAPIDVRSMHYKEQTMVGAYGCSSSHDREAVMLIRSGEVDLSWIVTHRCNLKEVHGAIDHTAMRRGMKSVIVF